AGAGGGTGAAGCTGCGCGTCCAGATCGAGCCGTACATGTCGTCTTCCTGGAGGAGGGTTTCGTCATTCCAGTTCGCCTTGATGGTCGCCAAGAGCGAAGTTGCGGCCTTGTCGTACGCTTGCTGGATGGCGGCGGCGCTGGTGGGAACCGGAGAGTGTTCGTCGGGTGCGTCGATTTTCAGACCGAGGCGGGTCGGCATCTCGCCCATAGTCTGGATGATATGCCAGGCCATACGACCCAATGTGCGGTGGTCCTTGGCGACGGACTGACTTAGCGAGGCGTCGGTTAGAGCCCCAAGAATTTTCCGGGTCGCTGTTGATTCGTTATTCCACCATTTTCGAAGTCTGCGATTGTGCGAATCAGCACGAAGCCTTCTGACATAATGTCTCCTCGACGACTCTTGGTCGCAACGGTCTATAGGTTCATAAAGTATCCGTGGGTAAAATGGACATTGTGTGGCTGGCCGTCAATCACATTTCTGGGGCATAGGTTTTCGGTTGCGCGGAGGCTGTGCGAGGAATATATTCTCGTCAGGAGAGTTGGCAGAGCGGTCTAATGCGGCGGTCTTGAAAACCGTTGTCCTGCAAGGGACCGGGGGTTCGAATCCCTCACTCTCCGATTTGATTCATGAGTCGAGTTTCGGTTTACTACTTCACCGACTGCCACGAGTCGGTTTTCTTGTAGTCGAAGAGCAACAACAACGGAATCACCAGCCAAATCAACAGCGCCAATCCTGTCACTGACAGTGTCACTGCGCTCTTCGTTGAAATCAGGAAGATGAAGCTTCCGCCCCAGACGAAAATGTTGATGGCAACAATTGTCAGTGTCACTCTGAGATTCTCCATCGTCCAGCCTAGCTTGATTAGAATCTTCATCGACATAGCAAAAGCCAAAAACAGCAGTCCTGCGACGCGGAGAATGCTGACAGCGACGAAGTAGGTGCTGTCGGTTACGATCCGGCCGGAACGTTCGCCCAGGGAAATCAGGGCATCATTGACGATCAAGTGGGGAACCATCAGCGCGAAGACACCGCAGGCAAACGTAAACCAGATTGAGAAGTTGATCAGCCGCCAAGTCATTTAATGAATCTACCTCCTACAACATCAAACTGCAACACATCATCACCGAAGTTGCCTGAATAGGAAATCAACTGCCTAAACCTTTGCCGTCAACCATCGGCCGCGGCGATAATAGAAGTAGAACAGTATCGTTGTCAAAATTCCCGAGCCGGTAAGAACCCACCAAACGGCGGTCTCATTGAAGCCAAGCAGCTGCGTCAACATGACTGCAGGTAGTACCTGGAAAAGCCACGAATGGATAATGCTGAATACAATGTATGGCGCATTGAGTCCGACGCCAAGATGAATCTGTTCAAGCATCAAGAATGCGCCAAAGAACGGGAAACTGATCGCCGTAATACGCAGAATGTTAACACCGTGGCGGACCGTTTCTTC
This genomic interval from bacterium contains the following:
- a CDS encoding DinB family protein, with protein sequence MDRCDQESSRRHYVRRLRADSHNRRLRKWWNNESTATRKILGALTDASLSQSVAKDHRTLGRMAWHIIQTMGEMPTRLGLKIDAPDEHSPVPTSAAAIQQAYDKAATSLLATIKANWNDETLLQEDDMYGSIWTRSFTLFVLIGHEVHHRGQMTVLMRQAGLKIPGIYGPSLEEWGNYGMPAPAV